The Humulus lupulus chromosome 7, drHumLupu1.1, whole genome shotgun sequence region TAAATCCAATCAAAGCCAAAaaggcattggaagaagaagaaaggagaaaagaagaggaagaggaaaggAAATATGCTAAGAACACAGTTGAGGATTTAACGAGGTTATGTATCAAAGTTGATGCACCCATAGAACTTGTTAGGAAGGCAGTTAGGTTGGTTGGGTTTACAAATCATATGGGCCGTCCAAGACCGATCAGTTTACTCACTGCTCTTGAAGATGCTGATATTGTGAAGTGGTATGCTGGTGTTGGAAGAAGGTGGCTAGATTTCTTCTGCTGCTGTCACAACTTCAAGATGGTCAAAACTATTGTAACTTATCACTTGAGGTTTTCTTGTATTTTAACATTAGCAGAAAAGCATGAATCGACTAAACAGGAAGCCATGAAGCATTACACTAAAGGTTTGAAAATTTTCGATATGAGTGGAAATGAAGAAGTTCATTTCCCCACAGAAAGGGAAGTAAAGATGATGGGAGATAGAAACCTTTCTGATCCAAAGCTTGTGGATGGCGCTATATCTTTAGCTCTGATTAGATTGGCTTCTGATGAACCTCCATATTCGTGCGTTGCTCATTTTTGTGATAGAACAGATACTACTGTTTACAGAGTAAGGTTACTGCAAAAACATATAAAGGTAAACTCACTGGATGATGATAAATGGGTGAAGGGGATGGGTGCTATTCATGATAGCCTTAATCTGAAGTGCCTTCCTCTTTGCCCCGATCACATTCACGACTTTTATATGGGAAGAATCACATTCCAGGATATTGATTGTGCTTCGTTTGTGAATGTAGACTAGGTATTAAAAGATATCAAGGTTTTCTCCACATTGGCTTAATGCCCAACTTTTTGGGTTTTGCTCTGTTTGTTGTGGCTGCATAGCCTGCATTGGAGATTATTGTTTGGATGGAGGTTTGAATTTTCAGGATGGTGTCACTGTTACTTAAAAACAAACAATGGTGAAAGCTGTGAAATCGAATGGCGTCTGAGGGGTTGGGGATGGTATAATGAGGGCAACACTAGAATTGTCAATTCAGATCGCATTTTTGTGTAGTACTTGTATGATTACAAAATATCTTGTAGTGAAAAAGAAGGTAGTTTTACGAGTGTCGTTTGACTTCTATGCTCCTATGAACTCCTGCAAagtgaaaatatttagtttcttCAATGAAGATGTTGGAGAACCAAAACATGAAGTTACTTAAACTAGGAGATTCTGCAGTGAGTCTCAATACAGTGGAAGTGGAATTTGATAGCTGTAgtagggaagaagaagaagaagaagaactccACACTAAGCTGATTTTTCTTTCTTACACTATGGCGAGGGTTGGTGAGTCAACTACTCTCATTCAAGCCCCCATCAAAACATTTTCTTATCTTATATTTATGGTCATTGAAACAATCTCCATCACCAATGCTGTGGTAGATAACAGGCAAAAACATATTTAAGAACATACGTTACTTGTCAACTTTTTAAACCATATCCTTTGCTAGACACAATGAGGACACAATGAACTCATTTTAACGTGTGAGCTGattttataactttttttttaattgattaatttggtttTTTTCAAGGTGGTATGATACTGTATTTTGTAAGGAAATTATCCCAAGTGCAAATGCTTAccgttttaaaaaataaaatggcAAAGTACACGAAACTTACTTGCGCATGGTATGGGGTTCAACTATTATTCCATATCATCAACCTGATAAAAACGCGCTCGTTGACCCAAAAGCAACCACTCATAGAGCATCAAAGTCAAATTACATATCGTATTAATAAAGTAATATAGTTTAATATTGTAGTTTATTGCGAAGTTTCAACATTTATTATTTGGGATCTCTCTATTTATGAACTATCTTCATTTTTATTGGTATctcattattaaatattgaatatttttCACATACAGGTACATACATACATTCATATGCGACATGGGTTCTTCTTTCTCAAGCTCAAGGTGCGATGTCTTTATTAGTTTCAGAGGTAAAGACACTCGAAACACTTTCACTAGTTATCTTTACTCTGCTTTGAGAGCAAAGAAAATCAGTACTTACATGGATGACAGAATAAAGAAAGGAAAAGAGATTTCTCCAACAATTACCAAAGCCATTAAGAGAGCAAAGCTTTCTGTGATTGTTTTCTCAGAAAACTATGCTTCTTCTTCTTGGTGTTTGGATGAACTGGTGCAAATACTGGAGTGCAAGAGAAAGAAGAATCAGATTGTTATACCTATTTTTTATGGTGTTGATCCATCAGATATCAGAAAACAAAAAGGGAGTTATACAATTTCATCTGAACGCTTTGAGGGCAAAAAAAGCAAAGTACTTGATAAGTGGAGGAAGGCTTTGAAAAAAGCTGCTAATATATCAGGATGGGACTCACAAAGGGTTAGGTGAAAACTAATTGCTatctctatattttttttttaattatattattattgttttttttggcaatatataattattgtttttagggtttatatatTTAGAATCTTGTGTtttgtatatattttataaaataattcaaataaattcCTAAATTCAAttatgataaataaaaaattaagtataaCAACACAATTGTGAGTCAGTATGATTGTGATTTGATTGTGAgatattagtttggtaaattatttatgattttagttcaaaaaattatgatcaaaatcagatttaagagtttatttgaactgttttataaaataaaagatccaaaaaataatttatcatgaTCTAAATCgataataaaacaaaacacataATTCAAATAATATAAATCCTTATTTTTATTAAGTAGTTCCCACCTAAAATCTTCTTATGTCATATCAACCAAATTATAatcttatcatttttttttagggatttatattttttaagctctgtgttttgttttattatctgtttggattctgtattttgacaaattactttttggaccttattttgtaaaatggttaaaatagaaccctaaacctgattttggttaatattttctcaactaaaatcacaaataatttaccaaactaacaattcagaacaaaaataaaatcattctgcttaaaaactatgttgttatattcaattttttctttatcaaaattgagtttagggttctattttacaaaatatatggtctaaaaagtaatttatcaaaacaaaaggtccaaacaaataatgagacaaaatacaggtccaaaaaaatataaatcattttttttagtTACTACTTTTGACTGGTATAATGAATATAATGATTAATGTACTTCAACTTAAGTAGTTCTATAGATAAATTTAGTTAGCTTATCAAGTTtaggattttatttatttttatgaaaatcattaaaaaatattatgacaatatttatttcatttttatcatATATTTTTCAGAGGAAAAGtccttaatattttcaatttcaatttattacacttatctttttaattatttttcttcacGGAAAAAATCTCTCACGATAGGTTTTAGATTTTAGTGCGACTTTTAGTTCTTCACTATTACCTTCTAGATATTTGTGATGAAAATTTGTGATATTTTAAACTTGTTGCACTTATTCCTTATTTTTTATGGCAAATATTCTTAATATTACAAAAAAACTgggaaatttaaaataaattaatatcctaAACAAAtgttagttacacattttaaaattttgaaataaataaataaaaaaaattatttgatctaggtatatattaaaaaataattattatttcaaaatcttaaagaatttatttattaaagcTTGTTAagatttatttatgatttttaatatttttttagagcCACAccaaaaatataacttaaaacttaattttgtaataaaataaaaatattgagcATATTAGTAcaacaaattaaaaatattgaTGATTTTCACCACCAATACTAATTCAGCATCAAAATGTAATGTTAAAGAGTGCAACAAATTGAAAATATTAGGAGCTTTCgtcaaacacatatctcaacttTATAATTAACTATGTCATTTTCAAGTGTGTTTAACACTAATCGTAATTCTTAATATTTAAAAACAAATCACATGTTTGTGTTTAATATAATATCTCGATTTTGTGTTTTATTATTAATGAACTGCTCTACTTAATTAATTAGTTAGAAACTTGAGACTAATAACTACAGCATATTGTTGTTTTaattgattatatgttaaaaGGCCAGAACAAAAATTGGTTGAGGAAATCGTGAAAGATGTTACGAAGAGATTAAAAATTGACAGTGCAACCATGGTGGCCACGGGCGTTGTTGCTGGAAGCACTGCTGCCGGAGTAACTCTATGTTTTTAAAACTGAATAATAGTTTGTTCTCTTGTTGTATACGAATTATATTGTAGTGTTTTACAAAGCCAAAAGAACAAGGATAAAATCACAGCAACACAATGAGATTACAAGTTCACATAAATGTTTCACTCACAGAACAGTGCTCTATTTTAGCTTTAAGACCTttttaactctttttttttgttgttgttgtttacaATTTGGTAACTACTCAAATGTTTTCTTTATTTCATCTTTCAATTCTATGGCACTCATATATTAGCTGTACATTGGCACAACAGGCATGTCAGACCTATGCCTGAGGCCATAATTAAAAATTGCCTAAagtttagaaaaatataaaaatttcttGGACCCTCAATGGTTCAATGTTGGCGCTAGATATGAATATTTATTTCTTAGTTATTTGACAAGTAGAAATGAAAAGAAGATTCGGccattataaaattacaatattaCCTTTAAATTTTGAATGGTGTTGTTTggtaatatttgaaaaaaataattttttatttaattaattaaagatttgataattaaatataaaaagtgtttgataaatctatttttatttattatttttttttaaatttattaaattttgaaaatagaattttttttaaatcattttgatttttttttcttctcttcttcaaatcaacatttcatattgttaaacaaaaaatataaataagagttatcaaacacgtttattatcttttatttttaaaaataaaaaacaaaaatagtcaccaaatatatttttattttttaaaaataaaaaaacaaaaataaaataatatttttattcttgtgtttaaaaattcaaaaacaaaaattttaccaaaaacAACCATTATATAAATTCGTTTTCTTAAGTAATTCGTTTTCTTAAGTAAAAAGACTAAAATATTTTACTTTTTGAGTAAAATTACCGATGATGCAGCCAGGGTGGCCACAGTAAAACTCTCTTGGTTTGGTACATGGGAATTATTGTAGTATTTGCTCAAAGCCAAAACGAAAATTAAAATTGAtattacaagtctttattttaGCTCAAGACCTTTCTAACTATCTCTTTTGTTCACAATCTAAAAACTACTGAAATCTTTTATCTAAGTGCTTAGTTTACGATAAACTAACTGCCCATATCAGCTGGCACAAGTTAGTTAAATGTAGTAATAACGGATATTGACCAAAAATTTCAGAACTAATTGGCACTTTGAACAAACAACTGTTAGAGAATAGAATCCCACATGGAAAGTATGTGGGATCATCATACCATTTATAAGAGTATGAGTTACTCCACttatcaccaattggtttttagatggagcctcatgattcttaacatggtatcagagccaaagAAAACTCTAACGAGTATGTCCGATCCAAATCCAAAAACCGGTCCCAAAAAAGAGAGCCAAAAGAGCCCTTTGTGATTCGGGGATAGTGAGCCAAAAAGAGCCAAAAGAGCCAACGAGTCACTTGCGATCGAGCCGTCCAAGATTGGTGAGCAAAAAtagccaccatcttgaggggggaTGTTAGAGAATAGAATCCCACATGGAAAGTATGTGGGATCATCATACCATTTATAAGAGTatgagttactccactcatcaccaattggttttgagatggaacctcaTACTTCTTACCATGCATCACTTTCCACATTCTAACAACAACTAATATTTTAGATGAACATACACCAAAAATTTCATCAGAACTAATTGGCACTACGaaacttttttgtttttgattttgGAAATTAGGGAATGATTGAATCCTTTAATTTAACAAGTACTATTATTTTTGGCTCAGTATTGAGTTTTTATTATTAGCAAATTGAAGGTTTTTGCAGTTATTAACATCCTAATCTTACTTGACAGATTTTCCTCATAACTATAATAATAATTACATACGAAAACTTGCCTCAAAACAAGAACATATATATCACTAAACTCAGAACCAAAAACATGTCTTTCGTGTTCCATAACTCCTGTCCGATCTTCTCTACCACACCTTTTGGGTTAGCTTTAAAAACAACTCGCTTTTTCTTACCAAAAAAGTGTGAACTATTTGTGGCTTTCTTAGGTTCACGCTCTTTAAATCATCACGATCTTATTCTTCTATATAAATAATCACCACCCTAATCGATCAATCCATGCACGAACTCATAAGTAATATCAAAATCCAACCATGGTTTCAATTTCCCACTTTTTGTTATCTTTTTTGCCTTGTAtttctctcattttcttctcAGCTGCCCAAGCTTTACAAGAGCCCAGAGAAGGTGTTTCATCAGAATCTGTAGGAGCCATGTTAACACCAAAATCTTCTAAGTTCCAAACCTCAGACTCAGAGCCAGAGCCTCCTTTCTCCTCTGCAAATGTGGACAAGGATTCTATGGACTCTTTGAGAGTGGAAGCAAGGCCTTCTAGTATAGAAGGACATTTtaagatgatgaagatgaaaatgattccagttcccatgGAAGTTTCATTTTCAGAACCTATGCATTTAGACAAGAATCCCATGGCTTCTTTGCCACAAGATAAAGCAGGAACTTTCACTAGTACAGACCCAAATGttgagaagatgatgatgaagaagactCCAGCTCCCATGGAAGTTTCAGTACTGCCAGAGCCTATACATTTAGACAAGGATCCCATGGCTACTTTACCACAAAATAAAGCAGGAACTTTCACTAGTACAAACCCGAATGTTGGTCAACCAAGCTCTATTTCTCGGAAGCTAAAGGTTTAGAAAATAAAAGATTAGGAAGGATCTTGAATAAGATGTATGCGTGTGTGACTAAAAAATCATATGGAGTTTGTGATGGAATCTATGCTACTTATCTTAATGATTATTATACGTGAATAAACTTGTTTTCTCGCGGTTATAAGTGTTATCTTTTGTAGCTTTAGATTTTGGAAATATAGTATTAGCTCATGCATACTCTGCTACAAAATATGCTAACTGTTTCTTATCAAACTCAGATTGATAATAGTAAAATCAAGATATATGTTagaattttcttcttcttattctccaAAGCAAGGACTTGAATAATGCCATTGGCCGATGCTAAGTATAGGGACAcgaaaatgcttttttttttcagtggtgacaggtcaatATTTAAACAATAACAAATGACAAAAAAAGTGTAACAACAACTGTACAAATCAGAAACTAAGATCAAGCAAAAGCTAAATTCTCATCATCAAAACCCCAACAGTAAAGTTAATTTCCAAATCATATTCACCATTATGATTCTTGGAGTGGAAGTGATCCAATTTTTACTAAATGGCCAATTTTTGGAATAAGCCATAATGTTGGCATATCAATAAATTTATTCCAAGAAATTTCCcaatcaaaaataaaaacaagGGAATTGAAATGAAGTTCTCTCACAATCATAAATAGTTTAGTTTTTTAATAGTTAATCCTAACAGTAGAGACGAATTTCACTTCAAATTATGTTCCACTTTTCCTCTAGCGACTGGCAAATCATTGTGGTACAACGTGCAGCGCTTAGCGGATAATTAGAAactacaaacaaacaaaaaaattacaacaaataacaAGTTAAAAAGAGCAATGttcaaagataaaataaaaaacaatacaaataagAAAATGTGCTCAAAAAGTAGAAAGACTTTTACCAGCTATAAAATCATCGACATAGTCCGGCTCAATCTTTCCATGAGCCATTGCACCAACCTCATCCAAATGCATGCATAATAAGAGTCAAATAACATTTATTAGAAAATTCACACGAGAAAAATTATAACATTTTTGTACGTACCACAAAAACGATGTCTCTATCACTTTCAAAGTTATGGACATAATCTTTCATTTTTATCAACTTTTCCGAGCTAAAAGAGAATCCtttcattcaaacatatatattAAGTCAGTTAATATAAATGTTATAATATGTAAATATATGATACAGAGTTGCTAAGGGCACCAGTGGTGTCCACACTACAAAGAGTTGACGTATCGCTATTGGTGCAATTCAATATCAGGTcccacatatttgaatttaataaatattgtaGGATATCGTTAACCAATTATGAAGTATCACCtcgtgggttgttgggcaccaTA contains the following coding sequences:
- the LOC133790520 gene encoding disease resistance protein RPV1-like is translated as MGSSFSSSRCDVFISFRGKDTRNTFTSYLYSALRAKKISTYMDDRIKKGKEISPTITKAIKRAKLSVIVFSENYASSSWCLDELVQILECKRKKNQIVIPIFYGVDPSDIRKQKGSYTISSERFEGKKSKVLDKWRKALKKAANISGWDSQRVRPEQKLVEEIVKDVTKRLKIDSATMVATGVVAGSTAAGVTLCF